The Ornithinibacillus sp. 4-3 region TATTCAAATTCGATTTAGCCTCAATTTTATGAAGTACTAAAACTTCTTTAATAATTTCAGAAACTTTAAGTCTTGGATTAAGTGATGAATAAGGATCTTGGAAAATCATTTGAATTTCTTTACGAAGTTTTTTCATTTCTTTCTTCGATAAATCAAGTACATTCCTATTTTCGTAAATAATTTCTCCTTCTGTTGGTTCTAGTAAACGAAGAATCATTCTTCCGGTCGTCGATTTACCACAACCACTCTCTCCAACTATCCCAAAAGTTTCTCCTTTTTTTACAGTTATATTTACACCATTTACCGCTTTAATATAACTTGCTTCCTTAGATAGAATTTTTTTCTTTACTAAGAAGTATTTTTTTAGATTGTTTATTTTTAAAATATTCTCTGACAAATCACTCACCTCGCTCATGCTTCCAACAACTTACTTGAACTCCATTACTTAGCTCAGTTAATGTTGGTTCTTTTTGTCGGCAAATATCCATCGCATATTTACATCGAGGATGGAAAGCACAACCTTTAGGAAATGCTTGTGGATGAGGTACTGTTCCTGGGATCGTTGTCAATCGGTCAACAGGTGTCTTAATGTTTGGTATGGAGCTTAATAACCCTTCTGTATATGGATGTTTTGGATTACTAAACACTTCTTCCTTTGTTGCAAATTCAACAACTTTCCCTGCATACATAATCAAAATTTTATCAGCTACTTTTGAAACAACTCCAAAGTCATGACTAATCAAAATTAATGCTGTATTAAACTCTGTTTTCAATTCCCTCATCAACTCTAAAATCTGTGCCTGGATTGTTACGTCTAATGCAGTAGTTGGTTCGTCAGCAATTAATAATTCAGGACTACATGCCAAAGCAATAGCAATCATTACACGTTGTCTCATTCCACCACTGAGCAAATGTGGATAGTCATTAAAACGATCCTCTGGTTTAGGAATACCCACCAGACGCAACATTTCAATTGCTCTTTGTTTTGCTTCTTTTGGAGAAATTTTCTGGTGATATTTATACACTTCCATGATTTGTTTTCCAACTGTCAATACTGGATTTAAGGAGGTCATAGGTTCTTGGAAAATCATTGCCATATCATTACCACGAATTTGTCGATATTCTGATTCACTGATTTCCAAAAGATTTCTTCCTTTAAATTCAATTCTTCC contains the following coding sequences:
- a CDS encoding ABC transporter ATP-binding protein, with protein sequence MSEQLLRVDNLQTFFHTDEGVVKAVNGVSFTLNKGETLGVVGESGSGKSILSMSIMGLIPTPPGVINGRIEFKGRNLLEISESEYRQIRGNDMAMIFQEPMTSLNPVLTVGKQIMEVYKYHQKISPKEAKQRAIEMLRLVGIPKPEDRFNDYPHLLSGGMRQRVMIAIALACSPELLIADEPTTALDVTIQAQILELMRELKTEFNTALILISHDFGVVSKVADKILIMYAGKVVEFATKEEVFSNPKHPYTEGLLSSIPNIKTPVDRLTTIPGTVPHPQAFPKGCAFHPRCKYAMDICRQKEPTLTELSNGVQVSCWKHERGE